CGAGGCTCACGGACACTTCGGGAGCGGACGGAGCGAGGCTTCGATGCGGTCCCCAATCTTCAGGTCTCGCGTCGTCTCCTGGTTGGTCTGGAACTCGTGCTGGCCGCCCGCGGCGTCGCGGATCTTGATCCGGTCGCCCGTCGAGCTGATCTCGACGACCTGGCCCGAGACCTTCTCTGGCGCCTTCGCGGGCTGGCACTTCGGCGCGCCGGTATTGGTGTTCGACTGTGCGGCGAGCGGGCCGGCCGCGACGAGGCCGGCCAGTGACACCGAGAGCATGGTGAGGACAAACGCCTTCATGGAATGATCCTCCGTTCCGCTCAGATCTAGTTCTTCTTGGTGATGTCGTAGATGGCGCCGCCCACCGCGCCCACGCCGGCGCCGATCAGCGCGCCCTTACCCGCGCCGTAGCCGGTGCCCGCCCCGATCGCCGCGCCCGCTCCGGCGCCGACCGCCGTCCCGGTGGCCGTTCCACAGCCTGCCGGCGCAAGCGCCAGAGCCGAGAGCGAGAGCACCGCCGTAACCTTCTTCACGCCACTCATAGTGTTCCTCCCTCCTAAAGTGGGACATCGCTGAGGCACTCGCGTGCCTCTGGTGCGTCAGGGGCAAGGGGCATGCCACGGGGCGAAGGAAGGCTGGCCGTGCCGGCCACCTGCAATGGCTCGATTTCAGAGGGCGGCGGGCGGCGGCGACGGCTCGAGCCGGGGAACACGGTAGTTCCTACCGGCCCCCAAGGCGCGATTTCCCCGGGGCGGTCTTGACAGTGTGAAAACCCTGGCCTACATTTCCGGGCACATTCCGGTCCGCTCGCTGGCCCACTTCAACACTGTCGTGGAGGCCAATCGATGACCACTCGTCGCGAGTTCCTCGCCACCACCCTCGCCGGCGCCGCCGGCACTGCCCTCGTCCCCCGTCGCGCCGCCGCCGCGCCGAAAGCGATGACGGTCGTGCGCGAGAGCTCGTTCATCAAGCCGTTCGACGACTACTTCGCCAAGACCCTGCTACCGGAGTACGAGAAGCTGACCGGCATCAAGATGAGCTACGAGGCGGTCAGCGTGGGGGGCATGCTCACGCGCCTCACCACCATCATCGAGACCAAGTCGGGGCCGGAGATCGCGATGACCGGCCTGAACCAGCCCTACCTTTTCGACTCGAGCCTCGTGGATCTCACCGACGTCGCCGACAAGATCGGCACGCAGATCGGGCCCTGGCACGACAACGTCCACGACGCGGTCGTCGTGAACAAGAAGTGGAAGGCCCTGCCGTGGGGCAACATCGGCCAGGTCGAGGTATATCGCACGGACTGGTTCAAGGAAGTCGGAGTCACCAAGTTCCCCGATACGTGGGACGACCTCCTCGCCGCCGGCCGGCTCCTCAAGAAGAAGGGGCATCCATTCGGGTTCGAGCTGGGCCACGGCTTCGGCGACAACCACGGCTGGCTCTACCCGCTCTTCTGGTCATACGGCGCCCGCGAGGTGGACAAGGACGGCAAGACCGTCTTGATCGACTCCAGCGAGACGGCGAAGGCGGTGGACTTCTGTCGCAAGTTCTACCAGGAGACGATGCTCGAGGACGTGCTGGGCTGGACGGACGTGAACAACAACAAGGCCTACCTCGGCGAGCAGATCTCCTGCACCAACAACGCCTCGTCGATCCTGGTCGTTGCGAAGCGCGACTTTCCGGAGATCGCCAAGGTCACCGACCACGGGCTGAACCCGCAGGGCACCAAGGGCCGCTTCCATATCCTGAACCCGGTGTCGCACGTCCTCGTCAACCACGCGCCCGACATCTCCGCGTGCAAGGCGTTTCTGTCCTGGCTCTACGACGACAAGCAGATGTCGCGGTGGCTCACCTCCGGCGACGCGTATTACGCGCCGTTCCTCACCAAGTACGACAATCACCCGATGTGGGGACCGGAGCCGCGCTACCTCCCGTACAAGGAGTCGCTGAAGACGTCGCGGCTGCATGGGTGGCCCGGCCCCCCGAGCGCGGCCATGTCCGAGGCGGTGGCCAAGTACGTGCTGGTCGACATGTTCGCGAAGGCGTGCCGCGGCGACTCGACC
This sequence is a window from Candidatus Methylomirabilota bacterium. Protein-coding genes within it:
- a CDS encoding YMGG-like glycine zipper-containing protein: MKKVTAVLSLSALALAPAGCGTATGTAVGAGAGAAIGAGTGYGAGKGALIGAGVGAVGGAIYDITKKN
- a CDS encoding extracellular solute-binding protein, producing MTTRREFLATTLAGAAGTALVPRRAAAAPKAMTVVRESSFIKPFDDYFAKTLLPEYEKLTGIKMSYEAVSVGGMLTRLTTIIETKSGPEIAMTGLNQPYLFDSSLVDLTDVADKIGTQIGPWHDNVHDAVVVNKKWKALPWGNIGQVEVYRTDWFKEVGVTKFPDTWDDLLAAGRLLKKKGHPFGFELGHGFGDNHGWLYPLFWSYGAREVDKDGKTVLIDSSETAKAVDFCRKFYQETMLEDVLGWTDVNNNKAYLGEQISCTNNASSILVVAKRDFPEIAKVTDHGLNPQGTKGRFHILNPVSHVLVNHAPDISACKAFLSWLYDDKQMSRWLTSGDAYYAPFLTKYDNHPMWGPEPRYLPYKESLKTSRLHGWPGPPSAAMSEAVAKYVLVDMFAKACRGDSTKDVIATAASQLKQIYKAK